A single region of the Streptomyces sp. AM 4-1-1 genome encodes:
- a CDS encoding mobilization protein — protein sequence MIPKIILGSGPKAAGRTIGYLFGKGRANEHTDPHLVASWNGFAPDPGRSPHRDPKAVERQLVAQLDQPVKMLGDKAPKDTVWHCPVRAAPEDPILTDAQWADIARRMVAAAGIAPEGDDEACRWVAVRHAEDHIHIAATLVRQDGRRPERGYDQRAVQREARKIEVDYGLRRLNQGDGTGAKRHTSKEHFKAKRLGQDATTRDVLRLRVRRAVAAASDEAEFFSLLEATGVTVRLKLGPSGDALGCNFAMPNDINDQGQPVFYAGSTLAPDLSLPKIRKGLATTSPEPAPAWPGDPWHQATAATERIPHHLTHGDDPTAQGQLVALGATLDLLPIAAPAALRSELEQAAVAFERATRSRIAADLDSTRVLRRSVQAIWREQPSDGDGAGFAMLLDTVLTTVAFAMHWHRTHQHAQQEAAAEQALVHLQIVCAQVAEPVLTGLAQRAPSLQMKHRFAYHLQQAVPEYAERILGDPAWDALAAVLAEAEAAGHNATVVLDQALGQRTLDDANNPARALTWRVRRLGERHAPGPRAQAAKARSTAQRPGVTVHPAAAVPLQQRSPAHRR from the coding sequence GTGATACCCAAGATCATCCTTGGCTCGGGCCCGAAAGCCGCAGGCCGCACGATCGGCTACCTCTTCGGCAAGGGCCGGGCGAACGAGCACACCGACCCGCACCTGGTGGCGTCCTGGAACGGCTTCGCCCCCGACCCCGGCCGCAGCCCTCACCGCGACCCCAAAGCGGTCGAGCGGCAGCTCGTCGCCCAACTCGACCAGCCCGTGAAAATGCTGGGCGACAAAGCACCCAAGGACACCGTGTGGCACTGCCCCGTCCGGGCCGCACCCGAAGATCCGATCCTCACCGACGCGCAGTGGGCGGACATCGCCCGCCGGATGGTGGCCGCCGCCGGCATCGCCCCCGAAGGGGACGATGAAGCCTGCCGCTGGGTGGCCGTCCGCCACGCCGAGGACCACATCCACATCGCCGCCACCCTCGTACGCCAGGACGGCCGCCGTCCCGAGCGCGGTTACGACCAGCGCGCCGTCCAGCGCGAGGCCCGCAAGATCGAAGTCGACTACGGGCTCAGGCGGCTGAATCAGGGCGACGGCACCGGCGCCAAACGCCACACCAGCAAGGAGCACTTCAAGGCCAAGCGCCTGGGCCAGGACGCCACCACCCGCGATGTCCTGCGCCTGCGGGTGCGCCGCGCGGTCGCCGCCGCGTCCGACGAAGCCGAGTTCTTCTCCCTGCTGGAAGCCACCGGCGTGACCGTGCGCCTCAAGCTCGGCCCCTCCGGCGACGCGCTCGGCTGCAACTTCGCCATGCCCAACGACATCAACGACCAGGGCCAGCCGGTGTTCTACGCGGGCTCCACCCTCGCCCCCGACCTGTCTCTGCCCAAGATCCGCAAAGGCCTCGCCACCACCAGCCCCGAACCGGCCCCTGCCTGGCCAGGTGACCCGTGGCACCAGGCCACCGCCGCCACCGAACGCATCCCCCACCACCTCACCCATGGCGACGATCCGACCGCCCAAGGCCAACTGGTCGCGCTCGGCGCCACGCTGGACCTACTGCCGATCGCCGCGCCGGCCGCGCTGAGGTCCGAACTCGAACAGGCCGCCGTCGCCTTCGAGCGCGCCACCCGCTCCCGTATCGCAGCCGACCTCGACAGCACCCGCGTCCTGCGCCGCAGCGTCCAAGCGATCTGGCGCGAGCAGCCCTCGGACGGCGACGGAGCCGGGTTCGCGATGCTCCTGGACACCGTGCTCACGACGGTGGCGTTCGCCATGCACTGGCACCGCACCCACCAGCACGCCCAGCAAGAAGCAGCAGCCGAACAGGCTCTCGTCCACCTGCAGATCGTGTGCGCGCAGGTCGCCGAGCCTGTCCTGACAGGACTCGCGCAACGCGCTCCCAGCCTCCAGATGAAGCACCGCTTCGCCTACCACCTCCAGCAGGCGGTCCCCGAGTACGCCGAGCGCATCCTGGGCGACCCTGCCTGGGACGCGCTGGCCGCCGTGCTCGCCGAAGCGGAGGCAGCCGGACATAACGCGACCGTCGTCCTCGACCAGGCGCTTGGCCAGCGCACCCTGGACGACGCCAACAACCCTGCCCGCGCCCTGACCTGGCGCGTCCGTCGCCTCGGCGAGCGCCACGCCCCCGGACCCCGAGCCCAGGCAGCCAAGGCCCGCAGCACCGCACAACGACCCGGTGTAACGGTGCATCCCGCGGCCGCCGTGCCGCTCCAGCAGCGGTCGCCAGCGCATCGCCGCTGA
- the mobC gene encoding plasmid mobilization relaxosome protein MobC — protein sequence MSGKESLPGLRPLRGGGIRRRGGTGVGRPRGPTEAGGAEPSPSAPQQRTPRRRLRDQQLRERRVHPRYNDDEFALVQGASALSGMAPGGYVAECSLAAARADDPTAAVADYRAMVKVLMTANGQLGKVGSNLNQLTHHLNKDGAWPHPAAVQQLLDHIEASITQLDAAIAQVTEGR from the coding sequence TTGTCGGGTAAGGAGTCCTTACCCGGCCTCCGCCCCCTCCGGGGCGGAGGCATCCGGCGCCGGGGCGGCACCGGAGTCGGTCGGCCCAGGGGGCCGACCGAGGCTGGGGGTGCCGAACCGTCGCCGAGCGCGCCGCAGCAGCGTACGCCGCGTCGCCGTCTGCGTGACCAGCAGCTGCGCGAGCGCCGCGTCCATCCCCGCTACAACGACGACGAGTTCGCCCTCGTCCAGGGCGCCTCTGCCCTGAGTGGCATGGCGCCTGGTGGCTATGTGGCTGAGTGCTCGCTCGCTGCGGCCCGCGCCGATGACCCCACTGCGGCGGTGGCCGACTACCGCGCCATGGTCAAGGTGCTCATGACCGCCAACGGGCAACTCGGAAAGGTCGGCAGCAACCTCAACCAGCTCACCCACCACCTCAACAAGGACGGCGCCTGGCCCCACCCCGCCGCCGTCCAACAGCTCCTGGACCATATTGAGGCGTCCATCACCCAGCTGGACGCCGCCATCGCCCAGGTCACTGAAGGACGGTGA
- a CDS encoding ATP-binding protein yields MTATLARAPQRVGPLANRLNTILANRGIDPAAAAQEPAPETVTALELADARIPARYRRALADHPEIATWADQIARTGRPGPSGPGIAEGPSLLIAGPTGTGKTHQAYGAVRALLTRGVRLRWEATTSADLHARLRPRVGHDGERELQTLSRSPLLLLDDLGAAKTSEWTEELTYRLINHRYEHMLPTLITTNLPTAELRIALGDRVTSRLAEMTERVILTGPDRRRTAPAT; encoded by the coding sequence CTGACCGCTACCCTCGCCCGCGCACCCCAGCGCGTCGGCCCGCTCGCCAACCGGCTCAACACGATCCTCGCCAACCGCGGCATCGACCCCGCCGCTGCCGCCCAGGAGCCGGCGCCCGAGACCGTCACCGCCCTGGAACTCGCCGATGCCCGCATCCCCGCCCGATACCGCCGCGCCCTGGCTGACCACCCCGAGATCGCCACGTGGGCCGACCAGATCGCCCGCACCGGACGCCCCGGCCCGAGCGGACCAGGCATCGCCGAGGGCCCGTCGCTGCTGATCGCCGGCCCCACCGGCACTGGCAAGACCCACCAGGCATACGGCGCCGTACGCGCCCTACTCACCCGAGGCGTCCGCCTGCGCTGGGAGGCCACCACCTCCGCCGATCTGCACGCGCGGCTCCGTCCCCGTGTCGGCCACGACGGCGAACGGGAGCTCCAGACGCTGTCCCGCAGCCCGCTGCTGCTCCTGGACGACCTCGGTGCGGCCAAGACCAGCGAGTGGACCGAGGAGCTGACCTACCGGCTGATCAACCACCGGTACGAGCACATGCTCCCCACCCTCATCACCACCAACCTCCCGACCGCCGAGTTGCGCATCGCGCTCGGCGACCGCGTCACCTCCCGTCTCGCCGAGATGACCGAGCGGGTCATCCTCACCGGCCCCGACCGACGCCGCACCGCGCCCGCCACCTGA
- a CDS encoding XRE family transcriptional regulator, whose protein sequence is MPQRSLEVGSAEIQAARTIGILHAEQGFSQWQLAGRVTAPGHSMSNTMLSRIERAQRGCDADGLVVIAEALLVSPPMLLQRPTAT, encoded by the coding sequence ATGCCCCAACGCTCATTGGAAGTCGGATCCGCTGAAATACAGGCGGCCCGCACCATCGGAATCCTCCACGCAGAACAAGGCTTTTCACAATGGCAGTTGGCTGGCCGGGTGACCGCCCCCGGCCACTCGATGTCCAACACCATGCTGTCCCGCATCGAACGCGCCCAACGAGGATGTGATGCCGACGGCCTCGTCGTGATCGCCGAAGCCCTTCTCGTCTCGCCTCCCATGCTGCTGCAGAGGCCGACCGCCACGTGA
- a CDS encoding helix-turn-helix domain-containing protein, translating to MPPALVRRLPGTEGGAPLPRLYRPEEVAEVLGCSAWWVKDRARRGLIPHTRVGRAYRFTGAHLAEIVCLHEERPKRSVSSAPTSRAATSPPSRTRAARPPESTTAPTPGRLRARPPRRTQYETVA from the coding sequence ATACCCCCTGCCCTCGTACGACGCCTTCCCGGCACCGAGGGCGGAGCCCCCTTGCCTCGTCTCTACCGCCCCGAAGAAGTCGCCGAAGTCCTCGGCTGCTCCGCCTGGTGGGTCAAGGACCGGGCCCGACGCGGACTCATCCCGCACACCCGCGTCGGCCGCGCCTACCGCTTCACCGGCGCGCACCTTGCCGAGATCGTCTGCCTCCACGAAGAGCGCCCGAAGCGATCCGTCAGCAGCGCGCCGACGAGTCGGGCAGCGACAAGCCCTCCCTCGCGAACTCGTGCCGCCCGGCCTCCTGAGTCGACTACGGCCCCGACGCCAGGGCGTCTGCGGGCCCGACCGCCGCGCCGCACCCAGTACGAGACCGTCGCGTAG
- a CDS encoding LacI family DNA-binding transcriptional regulator yields MGFAEKRGNYWRGRYKTAPGKHLTVVDDTGKAIRFATKGEAQRAASEAENKYRRGDWRDPALGQETFGEYANRWYEAQDLAASTMQNYKRHIEEHLLPDFEDKALAGILRTDVDLWEKKEKAVYAASSVKTWRSTLHLIFEDAIDEGLITSNPAARRRGRGKRAGRSRDRGPEKVVTDPLGILLTAERAALLSGRDDEFVAVVLKGYTGMRWGEIVGLETEFARPGAVRVEWQLYELDTGEMVRCPPKDDSYRTIDAMDWLSALVANHVAHTKPKPCPCHGRTYVFRGQGTARTGGHHGAKLVDVARRAEVSTGTVSNVLNHPDRVTEAKRAKVEQAIADLGFVRGGPVAQHAAHWRRNGFGTWLFTPAVSGWYPKKAPQLPRPVPLLSEPWPGVPARGRGASDRADACWLPIAKGLTPHGLRHTHRTVMEDLGTEKVLMDDRMGHIDGSVSARYAHVTPGMRTRLMLGLTEQWETALDARLAMSPTSPVRVLGDALRARRESRQPVES; encoded by the coding sequence TTGGGTTTCGCGGAGAAACGCGGAAACTACTGGCGCGGCCGGTACAAAACCGCGCCCGGCAAGCACCTCACGGTCGTCGACGACACCGGCAAGGCGATCCGGTTCGCCACCAAGGGCGAGGCCCAGCGCGCCGCGAGCGAGGCCGAAAACAAGTACCGGCGCGGCGACTGGCGCGACCCGGCACTCGGCCAGGAGACCTTCGGCGAGTACGCGAACCGCTGGTACGAGGCCCAGGACCTGGCCGCCTCGACCATGCAGAACTACAAGCGCCACATCGAGGAGCACCTCCTCCCAGACTTCGAGGACAAGGCACTCGCCGGCATCCTGCGCACGGACGTCGACCTGTGGGAGAAGAAGGAGAAGGCCGTCTACGCGGCCTCCAGCGTCAAGACCTGGCGCTCGACGCTCCATCTGATCTTCGAGGACGCGATCGACGAGGGCTTGATCACGTCCAACCCGGCCGCCCGACGCCGCGGGCGCGGCAAGCGCGCCGGCCGTTCCCGCGACCGCGGCCCGGAGAAGGTCGTCACCGACCCGCTCGGCATCCTGCTGACCGCCGAGCGCGCCGCCCTGCTCTCTGGCCGCGACGACGAGTTCGTCGCCGTCGTCCTCAAGGGCTACACCGGCATGCGCTGGGGTGAAATCGTCGGCCTGGAAACGGAGTTCGCCCGCCCTGGGGCCGTCCGCGTCGAATGGCAGCTGTACGAACTCGACACCGGCGAGATGGTGCGCTGCCCGCCCAAGGACGACAGCTACCGCACCATCGACGCGATGGACTGGCTTTCGGCCCTGGTCGCCAACCACGTCGCCCACACGAAGCCGAAACCCTGCCCGTGCCACGGCAGGACCTACGTCTTCCGGGGCCAGGGCACGGCCCGCACCGGTGGCCACCACGGTGCGAAGCTCGTCGACGTCGCGCGCCGCGCCGAGGTTTCCACAGGCACCGTCTCCAACGTCCTCAACCACCCCGACCGCGTGACCGAAGCCAAGCGGGCGAAGGTGGAGCAGGCCATCGCGGACCTGGGCTTCGTGCGGGGCGGCCCGGTGGCGCAGCACGCAGCCCACTGGCGCCGAAACGGATTCGGGACGTGGCTGTTCACGCCGGCTGTCTCCGGCTGGTATCCGAAGAAGGCACCGCAGCTACCTCGCCCCGTACCGCTGCTCAGCGAGCCGTGGCCCGGAGTCCCTGCCCGAGGGCGCGGCGCCAGCGACCGGGCCGACGCCTGCTGGCTACCGATCGCCAAGGGCCTCACACCCCACGGCCTCCGCCACACCCACCGAACGGTGATGGAGGATCTCGGTACCGAGAAGGTCCTCATGGACGACCGCATGGGCCACATCGACGGCTCCGTTTCGGCGCGCTATGCCCACGTCACCCCCGGGATGCGCACGCGCCTCATGCTTGGACTGACCGAGCAGTGGGAGACGGCACTCGACGCTCGCTTGGCGATGAGTCCCACGTCACCAGTGCGCGTACTCGGCGATGCCCTACGTGCGCGCAGGGAATCACGTCAGCCTGTGGAGTCCTAA
- a CDS encoding PE-PGRS family protein, producing MEIGEHWAYRARSKDLGSEVLHVEVVRVGGPGRSGWVHVRFLEGDAAGLQEWVSSGSLVAPWAEAETFCADDAAELALAESSRHVRGSTDFEAARMILGFVRPKNRLRLRRTVADAGVLELSRLDETAPLIGLGAAELRGDAMVYENRHGLCLAGWPVTERVARRVASRLADEILPEVDRKQQGIEQERAQSSWYSYSRRDDRKLDAESAVLRTVRAWCGEDKADRYNELVALRAEVIRLGELVEKAAKALRDRGHGVIASTIERDLGVHIATLDPDVRR from the coding sequence ATGGAGATTGGCGAGCACTGGGCGTACCGCGCGAGGTCGAAGGACCTGGGCAGCGAGGTCCTCCATGTGGAGGTTGTTCGCGTGGGCGGCCCCGGTAGGTCTGGCTGGGTCCACGTGAGGTTCCTCGAAGGCGATGCCGCTGGCTTGCAGGAGTGGGTCAGTTCCGGCTCTCTCGTGGCACCGTGGGCGGAGGCCGAGACGTTCTGCGCGGATGACGCGGCGGAGTTGGCGCTGGCGGAGTCCTCTCGCCACGTCCGGGGCAGTACGGATTTCGAGGCCGCCCGCATGATCCTCGGATTCGTCCGTCCGAAGAACAGGCTGCGCCTGCGCCGAACCGTGGCTGACGCCGGGGTCCTGGAGCTGAGCCGCCTCGATGAGACGGCACCGCTCATCGGCTTGGGCGCCGCTGAACTCCGCGGCGACGCCATGGTCTACGAGAACCGACACGGCTTGTGCCTGGCCGGGTGGCCGGTCACCGAGCGCGTCGCCCGTCGGGTCGCCAGCCGCCTCGCCGATGAGATCCTTCCGGAGGTGGACCGCAAGCAGCAGGGCATCGAGCAGGAGCGTGCCCAGTCCTCCTGGTATTCCTACAGCCGACGGGACGACCGGAAGCTGGACGCGGAGTCGGCCGTCCTGCGAACCGTCCGGGCCTGGTGCGGCGAAGACAAGGCTGACCGCTACAACGAGCTGGTCGCCCTGCGTGCCGAGGTCATCCGGCTCGGAGAACTCGTCGAGAAGGCGGCAAAGGCCCTACGCGACCGAGGTCACGGCGTCATCGCCTCCACCATTGAGCGCGACCTTGGCGTCCATATCGCCACCCTTGATCCTGATGTGCGTCGATGA